aaattagaaaaagctGTTTCCCATTTTATAGCTCCGAGAAAGGAGACCTGCTTAATCAGAGAGCAAGCAAAGGTTTTTCGAGCTCCTCCAAGTCCAAGGTTAGTCCTCCCACCACCCTATTCAACAATCTATTATAAACTAAAATTTCTCATTCCAGTGTGCTTATTATCTCAGATCTTTAGTCTAGCTATGCTTGTATGTAAATTGCTTAAATTCTGTGTGTATCTGGTATTAGTTTtacatttgtttgtttgtaaggtctagatttttagttttgtcaATTTACTGCTGattgtttttatcttttacgTTTTGTAAAAACTGTTTGGTTGATGggaaaaaggaaggaaaggaaatgaaaatttgacattttgagaCTAACCCTTTGGCTGGTGGCTGAgaaaattggggaaaaaagagagaataaaATGTTAAAGTTTTACACTTTTGTTTGAGATTGGTTTAGGGTTCAATACGGAATTGCAGAAATAGTCAATTCAACTTGTCCAACTGTTGGTGCGAAGTACAGCTGAGTTAGGATTTTGCAAGAAAGCGATGCAAAACCAAgtttttagattttaaaatcgTTTCCTTGCCCCATTGCTATAAAATGGTGTGCTAGATATGATTTAGAATAGGGATTCCATTCCATGTTGTTTGAGAGAACTTGGAAAGTAGACAATAAACTcttaacatttttcttttgtcattaTTGTTTTGCAGGTTGCATGGATTTCTCTGCTCAAGTGTCAGACGGAGAAACATTGCAACTTTGGTTGCAAATGCTGTGACTGATAACGTTTTTGATATGCATTAAAATCAAGTTTGAGATCAAAATTGGAACAAATTGTGTGTTCAATTAGTTATGGAGCCCCTCTGGAAGCTTTTGTATTTGCTGGAGCCTGCACCTATTTCTCTAATTGTAACAGCAGTAGGTGTGACTTTTGGATCTGCATTTCGTGCTCTTAATTATGGGAAAGAAATGGAGAGAAATCGTGATTTATCAGAAACATCGATTACATTAGATAGGTCCCAAGCTCTCATGATCCCAGTAATGAGCTCTATAAGCTTGCTTTTGATGTTCTACCTGTTCTCTTCTGTCTCACAACTCCTCACTGTATTCACAGCCATTGCCTCTGTATCCTCCCTATTTTTCTGCCTATCTCCTTATGTAGCCTATTTGAAGTCACAATTTGGTTTTGCTGACCCATATGTGTCAAGGTGTTGTTCCAAGTCATTTACACGAATCCAAGGGCTGTTACTGTTCTTATGCATTGGTACGGTTGTTGCTTGGCTTGTTACTGGACATTGGGTATTGAACAATTTGTTGGGCATTTCCATATGCATTGCATTTGTGAGTCATGTCCGTCTTCCGAACATCAAAATCTGTGCAATGCTCCTCGTCTGCCTATTCGTATATGACATATTCTGGGTTTTTTTCTCCGAGAGGTTTTTCGGGGCGAATGTCATGGTATCAGTGGCAACACAACAAGCTTCAAACCCTGTTCACACTGTTGCAAATAGTTTGAGCCTGCCTGGGCTGCAAATGGTAACAAAGAAGTTGGAATTGCCGGTGAAGATTGTGTTTCCCAGGAACTTATTGGGTGGACTGATTCCTGGAGGAGCCAAAGACTTCATGATGCTTGGTCTCGGTGACATGGTATGACATCCTTTTTGTCGATGCAAGTAGTGTAACTTACGCTAAGTATTGATGGCGTgttgcttttgatttttgcaACAATGCACTGCCCTGGTGCATCCATATTTGTAGTTATAGTTTACCTTGCGAGATTACGAGTCTACTGACTATAAGCATTTTGGGTTAGTCGTTAGATCTAGATTTAGTATTTTCACACCATCATCATGCATATTCCTTTCTGGCTAGGTACTTATGTCTTGGAAGTCTCAagcaatttaaaattttattttgttcatgTTTTATTGCAGGCAATTCCTGCTATGCTTCTGGCATTAGTCCTATGTTTTGATCATCGAAGGAGCAGGGATTCGATAAACCTGTTAGAAATGCATTCCTCCAAGGGGCACAAATATATTTGGTATGCCCTTCCCGGATATGCCATTGGACTGGTTACTGCTTTAGCAGCTGGCGTTCTGACCCACTCACCTCAACCTGCTCTTCTTTATCTTGTAagtctttttgttatttttaaattttattgctaTTGTCTGCTATTCTCTCATGAGAGTTGATGGATGTTGCCGCTTATAAGGTTCAGTTCTTCGGTATATGGTACATTTAACATTAAGGTATGGTGCTCTGGAATATTAGAGGGTGCTTTCTGGACAAAATCATACCAAAATTGCATTGGCAACATTTGGTCATGACTAAAAGAGCTTACCATCAGGCTTCTGTTGGGTTGTTTTAGTTGTTGGAGTGATTTGATAGAAGATTTGATTGCACCTCTTATTATTGACCGTCTCTTTTTAACTTTTCCTGCTATTGGTGAATGTATGTAGGTGCCTTCTACGTTGGGACCAATTGTTTTCATATCTTGGATAAGGAAGGAACTAGCAGAGCTATGGGATGGACCCTTGCCAAACTCAAACGATAAAGCTCACCAGATAGAAGTATGAGCCACTTATCATTGTGGTCTTGCACCAGCTCAGTGCTTGCTTGCGGACCAAATTGAAAGTTGTACATTCACTTGGAATTGGAAGTCCTATATTCCTACTTGAAAAACCTGATAGGAAATTGGCAATCAGTGTTTATGTTCTGACATCTGATACTTCAAATATTCCGGTTCCAATTCTTCGACATGCTATGGAAGGAAATATATGCGATGATCTTGTCATTCCTTATTACAAAAATCTCTTTGAAATAAGAAATTAGATATTTTCTTGGTAAAAAACTGATCTAGCTGATGTATCAAAACGTTGGAAATACCCATTAACATCCGTTCCCAAGTGGTTCCTGCTTCCCTGACATAATGCTCTCTATGCATTTTGTGACCGTTCAACtgagtagaagaaaaagaaagaaacaaaaggccGAAAAAAGAAGTTAATGGCTTCTTTTGAGGAACACTTTTCATTTGAAGTTGGGCTGGCTCTGCTGCCTGACCCGTTGGTCAAAAATGTTCACATCATAAAAAGGCCCAAAAAGATAAGCAACTAAAAAACGACCTCGTTTTGGAAAACGACTTATCGTGTTTCATTCAAGAAAAAGGCAGCCCGAAACGACGACGCGGAACTGTTTTCCCAGCAAACGACATCCTCTACAACCCCTCCCTTTCCTTCGCTTCTTTGAATTGAAacatttcttctctctctctctctctctctctctctctctctctctatttgcAGAGAGTTACTCAGAAGAAGATGGGAACTTCAGTCCAGGTAACACCGTTGTGTGGAGTGTACAATGAGAATCCATTGTCGTATTTGGTGTCAATCGATGGCTTCAACTTCCTCATTGACTGTGGTTGGAACGACCACTTTGACCCCTCCCTCCTTGAACCCCTCTCCaggtctctctttctccctctttcttcaattcaatctcttgctttcttttttacttgCAGAGTTTCAATGGCTGAATTTTGTTGCGCAGGGTAGCGTCGACAGTAGATGCAGTGTTACTCTCACATCCAGATACACTTCACCTCGGTGCACTTCCATTCGCCATGAAACAACTCGGCCTCTCTGCTGTCGTTTACTCCACTGAGCCTGTTTACAGATTAGGTCTTCTAACTATGTATGATCAGTACCTCTCACGCAAGGTGAAATTAATTCATAAGCATAATATTCTGCTAATTCAAAATTGTATGTATTTATGCTCACCATGTATTTGCATAAGTTTCTGACTGAGCTgagatttattaaaaatttgcAGCAAGTATCGGATTTTGACCTGTTTACGCTGGATGATATTGATTCTGCTTTCCAAAATGTCACCAGACTAACCTATGCTCAAAATCATCATCTTTCTGGTATGCCCATTATgtataattcataattcatgtgCAAAGTATTGGTGGAATAAATATAGATATATTAATGTATATAGTTTATAGGCAAAGGAGAGGGAATTGTGATCTCACCCCATGTATCTGGGCATCTCTTGGGTGGTACTGTCTGGAAGATAACAAAGGATGGAGAAGATGTTATATATGCCGTGGACTTCAACCATCGAAAAGAGAAGTAATTATCTACTCTTCTTTCAACTACCCCTGACAATTCAATTActtatatgtgtatatgatgTCTGGAATAAAGAAAGATGATTTTGAACTGCTTACTGCTGTGATTTTCATCAGGCATTTGAATGGAATTAATCAAGCATCCTTTGTGCGCCCTGCTGTTCTAATAACAGATGCCTATAATGCTTTGAACAATCAGCCTTATAGACGCCAAAAGGACAAGGAATTTACAGGTACCTTACGAACAAGGAATTTTAGCTACCTCAAGATTTTTGTCTTAAAAATTGTCATCTACAGTAAAATTCATGTTTGcttgtcttttttattttcctttttcctgtTGAAGAAACATGCATGGAATGAACAAGTATTTATACTTTGTGAATGAATGAGGTTTTGTTATTCTTAGtctgtattttattttctggttATTATTTAGATACCATAAAGAAGACTCTACGATCTGATGGAAATGTGTTACTACCTGTTGATACTGCTGGCCGAGTTTTGGAACTTGTTCAAATATTGGAATCGGTTAGTAAGGgagacatttttttttttaaattaaaaaatttgtattgACCACACATAAGTTTTGTCTTGTCAACTATACTACAATGATTTATATTGGTTCTTCCATTAATTGCAGTGTTGGGCAGATGAAAATTTGAACTATCCCATCTTCTTTCTAACATATGTTGCATCTAGTACAATTGATTATGTTAAAAGTTTCCTTGAGTGGATGAGTGATTCTATTGCAAAGTCATTTGAGAAGACACGGGAGAATGCTTTTATTTTGAAGTAAGTGGTCTCGTTTACTATATATGTTAACTCACgacaatttgaaattttgagtcACTGACTTTAGATACTATTGCAAATTACTGTTGCTGAACAATCACTTACTAGGTATGTTTGCTAACACTTGCAGGCGTATAACACTTTTAGTTAACAAAAGCGAACTTGACAATGCTCCTGATGGTCCGAAGGTTTACAATATATACATTTTGGAGTATTTTATCTTTAGTTTGCCTACTAGTTTGATTGGCATTGACATATACATCACATACAGGTTGTTTTAGCATCCATGGCCAGCTTGGAAGCTGGTTTCTCTCACGATATATTTGTCGAATGGGCAACTGATCCCAAGAATCTTGTGCTTTTTACAGAACGAGCCCAGGTATAATTCTGACCCAGGTTCTTGACATAACTATCCATGTGTGGCATTTAATGTTATTATTAAAATCTATATTTTACTCatattcatttcttttttcattaatatgtacCACACATTGACACCTTGAGCTGTTTATGTAGTTTGGCACTTTAGCTCGCATGCTTCAGGCAGACCCGCCTCCAAAAGCTGTTAAGGTTACCATGTCCAGGAGGGTGCCCTTGGTTGGAGAGGAGCTAATTGCTTATGAAGAAGAACAGAACAGAATAAGAAAGGATGAAGCTCTAAAGGCTAGTCTGATTAAAGAGGAGGAATCGAAATCTGCGCAAGGGGCCGATGTCAGCACGAGTGATCCAACGGTTGTTGATGCTAGTAATACACATTCTTTGCTAGATGGTAGGTGTGAAAACAAATTGCAATTGTCTGCTAATCTTTTGAAGGGTTTCTAAGCATCCGAGAAACCTTCTTTAAAGGAAAATGTTCTATTTGGAATGAACATCAAAGCATTACTAGTCCTTTGGACCTTTAAAATCTGAAGCCTTCCAGCAAGTTCGTTTCATCTGCGTATATAATTTTTGTATGTAATTTATGGATAAAGTTTTACTTGGGAGTCGTTAAATTAGCAtatatctgttttttttataaccaaTTTATGCAATTATTGTTAGATGATTCTTCGTTACTAAGCAGTAAAGCTGCTAAAGTGTATTGTTTCATTGTTCCCTAGGATCGGTTTTATCATTGTGTAGTTCCACAATTTTctcttgattttctttttgaagatTGTTGAGATGATAGATCCTGTGCATtgaggatatatatatttttcctaTGGatcatttaaaattttaaagtacGCAAACTATATCTCATCCATAGTGTATATAATGAACTTTTGTAATTGTTTGTTGCAGCAGCAGGTCCACACGGTGGTGGGTACCGGGACATGCTAATAGATGGATTCACTCCCCCTTCTACCAGTGCTGCCCCTATGTTTCCCTTCTATGAAAATAATTCTGACTGGGATGACTTTGGTGAAGTCATAAATCCGGATGATTATGTAATAAAGGATGCAGACATGGACCAAGGAGCTATGCATGTaagtttttatctttaaatatCAGATTCTTTGATTTTGGTTCTTGTGAATCTGAGTTATTTAGCTTCTCACTCGGTTTGTGATAGTGATGCTGGAAGGTTAAACCAAAACCCTAACAGGGATCCCGATTCTCCAGGGCATGCTAGCCATATTCTGGGCAGGAACATTTTCTCTGCTCCACTATCCAAATTGTTCTCAGCTTGTAGAACAAAGATTTGTACATACCATGATGCTTctgttttaaaatttcatcATCTCAGGTTGGTGGTGATATGGATGGAAAGCTTGATGAAGGTTCTGCTAGTTTGATACTTGACACAAGACCTTCGAAAGTTGTAGCAACTGAATTGACCGTAAGTAGAAGTCTGCTAAATTAGTTTATAGTTTTACCGATCTTCTTGTTCACTGAACTAAGTtgtacttttgttttgtttttgtctttgtCTAATTCAGGTTCAAGTGAAGTGTTCATTAATTTATATGGACTTTGAGGGCCGTTCTGACGCGAGATCCATCAAATCAATTCTTTCCCATATGGCTCCTCTAAAGCTTGTAAGTCtgcttatttgtttttttgtctttccTTTTTGCAGTGAAGTGATTTATTTTGGATGTAGGTTCTACTCTAGTAATTCATTAATGTGACCTTATGATTATGGTATATACTTTTTTTGGGTGGAGGTTTTGGTTCATGGAACAGCTGAGGCCACGGAACATTTGAAGCAACACTGCTTGACACATGTTTGCCCTCATGTTTATGCTCCTCAAATCGAAGAAACAATTGATGTCACTTCTGATTTATGTGCTTATAAGGTAAAATCAtagataaaaatttatttctttgtttgttgatATGTGACTCAGATTTCACAATTTAATCCATTTCCCATTATGTGAAATATATAGGTGCAACTGTCTGAGAAGCTCATGAGTAACGTGCTCTTTAAGAAGGTAGGCACGGGAGGGTTAAAGAGAGGGTTAAAGTTTACCTTGTGTAATCTATATCTATATCATGTCCTCCTTACCAATTTGATGTAATTACGAACACAGCTTGGAGATTACGAAATAGCTTGGGTCGATTCTGAAGCAGGAAAGACAGAAAATGGAGCGCTATCTTTACTACCCATCTCAACCCCAGCTCCACCACATGAATCTGTCCTTGTTGGTGACTTAAAAATGGCTAATTTCAAGCAATTTCTTTCTGACAACGGTGTTCAGGTACCAAAATGATCTCAACTTCATATTGTGAAAGGTTAAGCTCCAAGAAACTATTAAATGTGATACCATCTTCATCTGATGACCTTGACAGGTTGAATTCGCCGGTGGGGCTTTGCGATGCGGTGAATATGTGACACTACGCAAAGTTGGGGATGCAAGCCATAAGGTAGGTTGGCCAATTACGATACCGTTAGTTATACTAAGAGTGTAGCATGGCTTAAATTTTGGTGTGTAGATGGAAAGTCTGACTTGCGTGAGTATGTCTTGTAGGGTGGTGGTTCTGGTACCCAGCAAATTGTGATTGAAGGCCCCTTATGTGAGGATTATTACAAGATTCGGGAGTATCTCTACTCGCAATTTTATTTGCTTtgagtagagagagagagaaagagagagagagagagagagagagagatacatCATCTGTAACGCCTTTTTGATAAACTTTTAAGAGAATGCAAGTTGTTGttcaaatacttttttttttccaacttttttgtttgggttgaaggaaaatgtgatcctcccaacataatttcaccaccactaaataaataatgggGTTCTATTAATTTAGGTTCGATCTATTCGAGACGCAAGTCTCTTAATTATAATCCTTTGCTTCAAGGGAACATCCTATTTGATTCtatcataaagaaacaaaatgtgtgtttgattttgcaacTGCTCTCAAGTCCAACCTCAGGATGCCTACGTATTCTTTGTGGGAATCAAGCCACTTGTAGTTCATAGATTTGCAACGAATAGATGACTCATTGCAAAAAGGGAATTTGTATGAATTGTATTGAGaagtgtttgagtgaatttagtTGAATAAATCAGGGATTCGATTTCGATATATGTTTTGGGGCGAATTTGGTTAAGAATAAACTAGGGATTCTGTTTGGAGATTTGGGCGGTTGCATCTAGATTGATTctctagattgcctacgtaACCTTTTgaagggatcaaaccaacgtagttcggagattttgaaattaatgggtaagtgtggcccactaattgagaatttgtgtctttagatgacctatgggaaaaattggCCGACgccactttctttttttgtgacttttctcccttttttgaATATTGTTTGATGTTGTTAAGATTTCAGAGGGACGGACCCTTAGGCCACCACTAGCAACAtcgatattgtccccaactttctattttgttaagtttctgATGTGGGACTcgtgtattcttcaacactCTTTCTCAAGTGGGACCACTTTTTAGTAGGCCACACGTGCAACCAATTCCACATCGgtcactttttttcttcttctttttaaattaaatttatttataatttggggattgtttgattttgattcaatttggggttttttgtttgatttgagtTTGTTTGATTGGGTTTAATCGGGCCCAGTCAACCGACCCGCTATGATACCATGTTAAGATTTCAGAGGGACGAACCCTTGGCCCACCACTAGCAACATCGATATTGTCCCAAACTTAAACACCTGTTTAGCAAGTGTGAAGTTTTATACAAAAGGCCTCAATCTTATTAGGAGTGGAATCATTTATTATATGggactttctattttgttaagtttccgatgtgggactcgtgTAACGGGACCTGCCCCTTCAAAACCCCATTTTTTGTTCTGTCCATATGCAAGCAgctgatctttttttttttttttttttggtttcagaGCAGCTCCGACAAGGGGTGATCAGATTCACCAAGGAAGAGGTATaactcattttttttatttgcatatGTGAACccatttttcagattttttttatctgcAGGGGTTCTGGGTTTCTCACCCATATGGATTTTTACATCCAAATAATTTCGGGTTACTCACCCATGAATTTTCATCCATAAAATTTTACATCCAACTAATTTCGAGGTTACTCACCCATGGATTCTCATCCAAATAATTTCGAGGTTTCTCACTCATGGATTTGCATCCATATAGTTTTGGGGTTTCTCACCCTTAATTTCTCCTGCAGTCTTTTTTTTGATATGTCGTCCCCtccccccccttttttttttccccttatgATGTAGCCTTTTTATAAGCCAACTAGATGAGACTCCCTTGATCATATAAtacttttgaatttcaaatcaaTGCTTATCGGATTCAACCTCCCCTTTAGGCCTATTATCTCaccaatttgaaaaaataacatatatcCCAAACTTTTAGGAACACTGCTTGCAtttatcatttaatttttttatgataaaTTTCTTTGCccgaatttttttgtttcaacaaTTTGggtgatatatttttttttggggatgaAATAGGCGTTAAACCACAACAACCAACACCTAAACAATAGGAACTTGGGTGATATTTTTCACTTATTACATTTACATGATTGCTCTATACACTTCGGATATGATAATATCCAAATTGTTCctattcatttaattttttgtaacaaattaaaattgaggaagaaaaaaaaatctattatTCTCTCCTCTTCATTGTAACATCGCAATGATTACACTCCTCAACCtaaaattcttattttttgaGAGACCTAAAATTCTTATTCTAATCAAGCATCAATGAAGACCttagaacaaaacaaaaaaaaaacatcaatgAAGGCCGATCAAATTTACTAATATTAATTGTGTGTGATATTTTGTGGATAAAATGGCATCCATCaatcaaattttataataagcccgttcatctatatatataaagcaaaaggcagagaatggtgaaacattcaaaataccagaaaatatccttggttaatgtaaacattaagaactaaacttattaattaaatgaggataatatggtaaattcacactttttataaaaaattaaaattaaataaaaaaataatggatcctatttttatggaacactttttaattctaaaaaaattttaaattttttttaaaaaaatgcctctcgcaagcgcggaagcgcgtgcagagaggctagttctatattataacacatgtctcttattttattaatattatacttCAAAGTGTAAATACAATGCTTGGTATTGTAAGACCCGAAGATACCGGGTCATGAATTGttacttttaaatttgtagGACAAAAAGGACAAGAAGGTTTGATGCAAGTTGATGAGAGCCCCCAATAGTCAAATTTACTGTACCAAGTGGCGGACCCAGCAAATGTGAAAGTGTGGAAAAAATGCCACACTTATTACATTTTTATTCCACGTTTCAACATTTCTATCCGGTTTAGAAAGACAAGCACAGTGCGTCAAGTGTTCATACTAAAACGCTCTATCcggttttcttctctctctctctctctctctctctctctcagcttGTGGAAGAAGGGGATGTCATGAGAATCACGCACACTCACATACACAGTAGATGGCAGACTAAGAAGAAACAAGTTAGAACAGTTTTACAGTCTCTCTTTATTAAAGCCACCAACTTTTGCTTGGCATTGACACCGTGTAAATGATGATCTGTCATCATAACTATGAGAGAGAGGCCTAATAGTCAAATGCATGCATGCTTtgttcaaaaacaaagtttcaTGCAACTCACATGTACATACTCGTTGCTCACGACGACCATAAAcgctatatatatgtatgtagtCCTTCTCCGGCTCCTTAGCGAATTCATTGAGCAAGCATTCCATTTCACTTTTCTGAGTTAAATTTGTTGTCTCGTTATTATTCTCGTTGCTGCTGGCACGTACGTAGTCAGTTTTTCAGCATGGAAACCTGGTTCCTTATCCTCCTCGCCACCCTCACCCTCTGCATCTCTTTGCTCCTCCTCACCCTACGCTTCACGTTCAtcccctcctcctccatttCCAAGGGAAAACCCACCAACCAACCCAAACTCCCTCCTGGCCCCCACCCCATCCCTCTTATCGGCAGCTTCTTATGGCTCCAAAAATCCATCCCCGATTTCGAGCCCATCCTCCGAAACCTACTTGCCAAACATGGGCCCATAGTCACTCTCCGCCTCGCTTCTCTCCCCGCTATATTCGTCGCCGACCGCTCCCTTGCCCACCAGGCCCTCATCCAAAACGGAGCCATTTTCGCTGACCGTCCACAGGCCTTACCCACCCAGAGGATCACCAGCAGCAACCAACTCACCATCAGCTCCGGCGTCTACGGCCCCACCTGGCGCCTCCTCCGCCGCAACCTCACTTCCGAGATCCTCAACCCTTCCCGCCTTAAATCCTACTGTGGGTCCCGTAAATGGGTTCTCGACATCCTCATCCACCGCATCGGATCCGAGTCTCAATCTCAGACTCAGTCCAAAGGCATCGGAGTCGTCGACCATTTTCAGTACGCCATGTTTTGCTTGCTGGTTTTGATGTGCTTCGGGGATAAGTTAAATGAAAACCAGATCAAACAAGTTGAGTACGTTCAGCGTCGCttgcttttgagtttttggaGATTCAACTTCCTCAACTTTTGTCCCAAGTTGACAAAAATTCTGTTCAAAACCCGCTGGAGTGAGCTATTTCAGCTCCGCA
Above is a window of Prunus persica cultivar Lovell chromosome G2, Prunus_persica_NCBIv2, whole genome shotgun sequence DNA encoding:
- the LOC18786943 gene encoding signal peptide peptidase-like 1, which encodes MEPLWKLLYLLEPAPISLIVTAVGVTFGSAFRALNYGKEMERNRDLSETSITLDRSQALMIPVMSSISLLLMFYLFSSVSQLLTVFTAIASVSSLFFCLSPYVAYLKSQFGFADPYVSRCCSKSFTRIQGLLLFLCIGTVVAWLVTGHWVLNNLLGISICIAFVSHVRLPNIKICAMLLVCLFVYDIFWVFFSERFFGANVMVSVATQQASNPVHTVANSLSLPGLQMVTKKLELPVKIVFPRNLLGGLIPGGAKDFMMLGLGDMAIPAMLLALVLCFDHRRSRDSINLLEMHSSKGHKYIWYALPGYAIGLVTALAAGVLTHSPQPALLYLVPSTLGPIVFISWIRKELAELWDGPLPNSNDKAHQIEV
- the LOC18784764 gene encoding cleavage and polyadenylation specificity factor subunit 2 isoform X2 yields the protein MGTSVQVTPLCGVYNENPLSYLVSIDGFNFLIDCGWNDHFDPSLLEPLSRVASTVDAVLLSHPDTLHLGALPFAMKQLGLSAVVYSTEPVYRLGLLTMYDQYLSRKQVSDFDLFTLDDIDSAFQNVTRLTYAQNHHLSGKGEGIVISPHVSGHLLGGTVWKITKDGEDVIYAVDFNHRKEKHLNGINQASFVRPAVLITDAYNALNNQPYRRQKDKEFTDTIKKTLRSDGNVLLPVDTAGRVLELVQILESCWADENLNYPIFFLTYVASSTIDYVKSFLEWMSDSIAKSFEKTRENAFILKRITLLVNKSELDNAPDGPKVVLASMASLEAGFSHDIFVEWATDPKNLVLFTERAQFGTLARMLQADPPPKAVKVTMSRRVPLVGEELIAYEEEQNRIRKDEALKASLIKEEESKSAQGADVSTSDPTVVDASNTHSLLDAGPHGGGYRDMLIDGFTPPSTSAAPMFPFYENNSDWDDFGEVINPDDYVIKDADMDQGAMHVGGDMDGKLDEGSASLILDTRPSKVVATELTVQVKCSLIYMDFEGRSDARSIKSILSHMAPLKLVLVHGTAEATEHLKQHCLTHVCPHVYAPQIEETIDVTSDLCAYKVQLSEKLMSNVLFKKLGDYEIAWVDSEAGKTENGALSLLPISTPAPPHESVLVGDLKMANFKQFLSDNGVQVEFAGGALRCGEYVTLRKVGDASHKGGGSGTQQIVIEGPLCEDYYKIREYLYSQFYLL
- the LOC18784764 gene encoding cleavage and polyadenylation specificity factor subunit 2 isoform X1, whose amino-acid sequence is MGTSVQVTPLCGVYNENPLSYLVSIDGFNFLIDCGWNDHFDPSLLEPLSRVASTVDAVLLSHPDTLHLGALPFAMKQLGLSAVVYSTEPVYRLGLLTMYDQYLSRKQVSDFDLFTLDDIDSAFQNVTRLTYAQNHHLSGKGEGIVISPHVSGHLLGGTVWKITKDGEDVIYAVDFNHRKEKHLNGINQASFVRPAVLITDAYNALNNQPYRRQKDKEFTDTIKKTLRSDGNVLLPVDTAGRVLELVQILESCWADENLNYPIFFLTYVASSTIDYVKSFLEWMSDSIAKSFEKTRENAFILKRITLLVNKSELDNAPDGPKVVLASMASLEAGFSHDIFVEWATDPKNLVLFTERAQFGTLARMLQADPPPKAVKVTMSRRVPLVGEELIAYEEEQNRIRKDEALKASLIKEEESKSAQGADVSTSDPTVVDASNTHSLLDAAGPHGGGYRDMLIDGFTPPSTSAAPMFPFYENNSDWDDFGEVINPDDYVIKDADMDQGAMHVGGDMDGKLDEGSASLILDTRPSKVVATELTVQVKCSLIYMDFEGRSDARSIKSILSHMAPLKLVLVHGTAEATEHLKQHCLTHVCPHVYAPQIEETIDVTSDLCAYKVQLSEKLMSNVLFKKLGDYEIAWVDSEAGKTENGALSLLPISTPAPPHESVLVGDLKMANFKQFLSDNGVQVEFAGGALRCGEYVTLRKVGDASHKGGGSGTQQIVIEGPLCEDYYKIREYLYSQFYLL